A stretch of DNA from Cryptococcus neoformans var. neoformans JEC21 chromosome 13 sequence:
ATCAAGTTGAGCACCACAGTGTTATCCAAAGGTGAGTACTGGTTGGTGACGAGCTTAATGGCTTCTTGGGCAACAATACCGCCAACAAAAGCGGCAGTGTTGGGAACGGTGGCAAAACCACCTCGAATACTATAAATGTATCAGCTTCGCTCTCCCAAATGCCAAACACGtacacttcttcaacgCTCTGTTCGAGAATTTCAGGCAAACCCTCACTGAAAATTGGGAACAAATCAAGGAGTATCTGTTGAACCTTTTCGTTGTCTGCCGCCAAGTTGTCTAAAGAACTGGCACCGGGCCATCGTTTCTCGGACTCGAAGAAGGTTTCGGATGCAAGAAGGGCCAGGTACATGGAGAGGCAAGTTGCGGAATCGATTTCCTCGTCGAAATTTTCTACTTCAATCGTTAACCGCAATACAACAAATATTAGTGAAACACTTACCAAGCTCGGTTGGCAAGAGACCCCTAATGTTCTTACTGTCGCTGAGAGGAGTCCCCTTGATAATGCCTACTCCACCTACATTCTTGACGAATCCCTCCAATTCCTCATCGGGTACGGTGTCGGTTGGCAGGCCGATATTTCGCAAGACCTCATTCAAGAGAGACTTGAATTGCTTGAGATCAGCTTGATATTGAGCTTTGTACATGTTTTGGAGAGCGACATAGTGGGCTGTGCTGGAGTGCATATCAGGAAGAGACGGGGAGGTAGGCGGAAGATGGGGGGCAGGGATGATGTATTGGCTGAGCGTgtgaaggaggatgtgCAGGTTCTTAGACTAAGCACAGAGTTCGTTCCATTAGCGCTATGAATAAAACCATACTCGATATTTACGTTTGTGGAGATGTTCTTGACAGTCTCGTCATCTAGCAGGCATTTAATCTCCCACGGCAGCTTATGCAAGATCAGCTCCCAGTTACTAGAGTTTCCCAAAAACATCACGCACTTCTGACTTAATCCACACTCTGTACGCTTGTGCCATCGCCTCATCGTAattctcctcatcctccttgatcttttctGCTTTCAGCTTTTCCTTGAActctgccttctcctcattgGTCTCGGGCAGCTTGCCGCCGTGCTGGAATCCATCATTCAGCTTCCGATCCTTTCTGAATTGTTCCTTCACTCACCGATTCTTTCCACAGACTAGCAGCCCTGACAAGAAGGACTACCCAAGGAATATGGGAATGCTCCATAGAGTCCATGTTTGCAAAATCCAAAGAGCGAGCATGTTGCTCAAGTGCAGGAAAAGGTTGGTCAATCCGAAGAGTGTGGGTAGTATCGGGGTGACTGTCAACGACTGCCAACAAGTCAGTGAGATCTGATACTAGATAGAATATCTACTGACCAGTATGCTCTCGAAGTTGGATTTGGACTCGGCTGATGAAAC
This window harbors:
- a CDS encoding neddylation-related protein, putative; this translates as MPPSPSDLESRPTKITKMDDSMDVADAVTGTAPVPSYRPDAKARRYDRQLRLWASAGQRSLEQARVLLVGCDAAGSQSLKNLVLPGISQFTILSSKITTAQDVATNFFLHPDSIGSNIAQESVKYLQELNPAVKGEAHMEDPALIIKTNPRFFLSFALIILSNVEPYLENQIAEILWEASSSVDGPDIPLIAIRNSGFISRVQIQLREHTVVDSHPDTTHTLRIDQPFPALEQHARSLDFANMDSMEHSHIPWVVLLVRAASLWKESHGGKLPETNEEKAEFKEKLKAEKIKEDEENYDEAMAQAYRVWIKSELPWEIKCLLDDETVKNISTNSKNLHILLHTLSQYIIPAPHLPPTSPSLPDMHSSTAHYVALQNMYKAQYQADLKQFKSLLNEVLRNIGLPTDTVPDEELEGFVKNVGGVGIIKGTPLSDSKNIRGLLPTELENFDEEIDSATCLSMYLALLASETFFESEKRWPGASSLDNLAADNEKVQQILLDLFPIFSEGLPEILEQSVEEVIRGGFATVPNTAAFVGGIVAQEAIKLVTNQYSPLDNTVVLNLIKSESSKFKF